Below is a genomic region from Nitrospirota bacterium.
TGAAGTCCGAGGTCACTTCAATGTTGAGCTGGCCTCCCGGCATCTTCACCGTGACGGGGCTTTTCACCAATCCGAGTCGGACCGCCGCACTGGCCGCGGCACAGGAGGAGGAGCCGGAGGCCTGGGTTTCACCGGCCCCCCGCTCCCAGATGAGGATGAAGAGTTCTTTCGGGCCGGTTGGCACGGCGAGTTGGACGTTCGTACGTTTCGGGAAGAGGGCATGGTTCTCGAGTGCCGGCCCTAATTTCAGGAGATCCTCCCGTGACCAGGCCTGTCCTGCTGATTTGAAGACGACGCAATGGGGATTGCCGACGCTGACACCGGTGAAGATGAGCGACTGGCCTGCGGCGTCGATGGGCTGTTCGATCAGTTCGCTGGTGGTGAGGGTGCAGGGAAGTGCCGCCGGCTGGAATGTGGCCCGACCCATTTCAACGGTCACGGCGCTGGCATCTCCATGCCGGTCGACATGCAGATCGATCGTCACGAGCCCGCCCTTGGTCTCAACGGTGAAGTGTGTTTTTTTCGTTTTGCCGGTGGCATGGAGATAGCGGGCGAAGATCCGCAGTCCGTTGCCGGACTTTTCCGCTTCACTGCCGTCTGGATTATAGATGCGCAGGCCGAAGTCCGCTTTTTTTGACGGCACCAGCGCAAGAATCCCATCGCTGCCCAAGCCCCAATTGCGGTCGCAGATGGATTTGATCCTCGATGGGCTGAGCGAGAACGAAAGTTCTTTGGGATCCATCACCACATAGTCGTTGCCCAGCCCATGTCCGCGAAAGAAACCGTTCTTCATCCTGACTCCTTTGGTATCTCATCGTTCGTAAGCGTGAAGCGGGGGAACAATACTGTGGCTGGACCGGAATCGTCAATGGGGTCAGTCGGGGCCAGGGCCTGAATCGGTGGGGCCTTCTTCACGAGCGACGAGCGACGCTTGACGAGGTTTATACGATCTTCACGCCAGGAGGCCGTTCGATGAGTTCGATCTCATAACCATCGGGGGCATCGATGAAGATGAAGCGGCTGCCGGATGACGTCTGGGTAGGGCCGTCCGTGATCGTGACGCCCCTTGCGGTGAGGGACGTGATGGTGTCGTCCATGTTCTCGACTTGAAAGGCCAGATGGACGAGGTCTTCCTGGACCTTCACCGGCCCGCTGGGAGGAAAACTCGTCAGCTCAATCAGCTCATCGCTGTTGGGAACTTTCAGGAACGCCAGTTGTGATCCGCGAGGCGAGGTCTTCCGTTCAATCACCTCGAGGCCAAGCACGGTCGTATAGAACCGGATCGTCTGATCCAGATCGCTGACACGCATGCGGGTGTGGAGGAGCTTCGTAACTTTCATGGGACCCATTATAGAAGAAGCCGTCAGCGTTCAGCACTCAGCTGTTAGCCTTCTGAGATTATAATCTGATAACTGAACGCTGAAGGCTATGCTTTTTTCTCCCTCGCCGGGCCATTGGTCTTGCGGAGCAGTATTTCGGCGCTGCCGGGGATCAGAAAGTTCGGCATGGGGCCGATTTCCTGATAGCCGTTCTTCTGGTAGAAGGCACGAGCGGTCGCATTAAAATCGGAGACGCAGGCAAAGAGGTTCTTCGTTCTGGAGAAGACGGAGCGCTCCACCTGAGCCAGGAGAGCGGCACCGATGCCCATCTTTCTTGTTCCTGGGGCCACCCCGAGTAATTCCAGGTAATCACCCAGTAAGAACTTCTCGCGAATGAGCGCCACTCCGGCGACCTTCCCATCAACCAGCGCCACGAGGCTCTCACGTCCCTGTGGCAGCGGGCAGAAGATGCGATGCCAATCCGCACTGGTATAGCCCAATGTTGTCCAAGGTTCGGAGTCCGCTAAGAGTTGTACGACGGCGTCACGGTCCTCCGCCTGCATCGGTCTGATGTCCGGCATGGTCATGGCGTCGCCTCATTACAGATCAGGAGGTCGCTCATGGTCATGGGGGTGAGGCGTCGCTCCGGCAGGAGATGTTCCTGGAGGTTTTGCACGACTTCGTGCGTATGTTTGCCCTTTCCGTTGGCATGCATGACGATGACGCTGCCCTTTCGGACTGATCGCTTCATTCGGTCTTCGATCTGGATTGCCGTAATCGTCGGATCTGGATCGCCGGACACCACATTCCAGAGAATGAATCGAAGGCCAAGGGACCGCACCATATTGACCGTGTCGTCGTTGAATTCCCCATAGGGAGGGCGAAACAGGGTCGCGTCATGATGGTATTTGGTTTTGAGCAGACGAACCGGACCGAGGATTTCTTGTTTCTGTTCGTCCACGGAATGGAGCGGCAGATGGGCATGGATTTCTCCGTGGGTGCCGATTTCAAAGAAGGGGATCTGGAGGAGGGCTTGTACTTGCTGGTCGTGCTTCGCCATCCACTTCCCCGACATGAAGAAGGTGGCAGGGATCTTCTGCTCGATCAAATAATCGATTAAGTTCTGATCGTAACCTGTCCCTTTCTGTACCGGGCAGAGGTCGAACGTCAGGGCCACTCCGGGACAGGAGGAGGGCCCAGATTTGATCACCTGGGCCTGCGCGAAGGGCGGCAGTGCCGGGGTCAGCAGCATTGCGAGGGTCAGGCACAACATGGCGGGCGAGTAGCGCGGGTGCATGGTGGCAAGTATACCTGATCCAGCAGGCGATGCCGAGTTGACGCTCGAAATCTCCCGCTGTTACGGTGGACATATGACGTTATCCAATTGGAAGATCGGTCGTGCGCTCGGTATCCCGATTCACGTACATGCGTCCTGGTTTGTCGTGTTCTTCTTTGTCACCTGGTCCCTGGCGACAGGCTATCTACCGGAGACCTTACCTGGTCTGTCGGCCCCACGCTATTGGGGGATGGGTGGTATTGCCGCGCTCTTGCTGTTTCTCTCCGTCCTGTTGCATGAACTGGGACATTCCTATGTGGCGCTGCGCTATCAGATCCCGATCAGGCAGATCACCCTGTTCATCTTCGGCGGGATGGCGCATATGGGGAAAGAGCCGCCTACTCCGCGGGCGGAGTTTTTGATCGCGATGGCGGGGCCGCTGGTGAGCTTGATTCTGGGGGTCGGCTGTCTCGGCGGAGCCATGGCGACGGATGCGTTGTTTGCAGGATCAGGGCTGCAAGGACTTGTCGTCCTGGGAGGGTTGCTCGGCATGGTCAATGTGCAGCTCGGACTGTTCAATTTGATCCCCGGGTTCCCGTTAGATGGCGGACGGGTCTTACGTGCAGGGCTGTGGGCCTGGAGCAAGGATTTTGATCGAGCGACCGGCCAGGCCGCGTTGACGGGAATCGGATTCGGTGTGGCGATTGGGTTGATCGGCGCGGTCTTGATGGTGGGGACTTGGTTCGGCGCCTGGGAAGATTCCATCGCGACAGACGGGGGCTGGCTCATCTTCATCGGTGCCTTCCTTTTTTCGGCGGCGCTGGCCAGCAGACGGCAAGCCACGATACGGGTTTCGTTATCGTCGGTGAGGATTCGTCAGGTGATGGTGCACCCGGTGGTGCAGGTGCCACCGGACATGACGTTGCAGGATGCGGTCGATCAGTACTTCGTCGCGCATGGATTTAGTGGGTTCCCAGTCTGTGAGGAGGGGCAGGTGCTCGGGGTGGTTACTGTGGGGGATGTGCAGGCTGTTTCGACGGCATTGTGGCCATGGCGCCGCGTGCGCGACATCATGAGTCCCGTGTCGCCATCGTTCTGTATTCCTCCGGACTGGTCGGTCATGCAGGCGATGGAGCGGATGGCTCAGGGCGGGTGGGATCGTCTTGTGGTGATGGAGCATGGAGCGATCGTGGGGCTCATCACCCGATCGGCCATCGCACAGTTTCTGGAACTGCATCGGGCGTAAGACGTGAGACGTGAAGGGTGCGCGCCAAAGGGTGATGCGATGATCAGTCCTGTGCGCGGGCGATGGAAATGTTCTGCGCGATGGAAATACGCAGGAGGTGGACCACGAGCAGGAATCCATAGACGACGCAGAAGAACTTAAAGGTGGCGCGGTAGAAGTCTGTCAACAGGATAGGAAGGCAGAGCGCAAAGAGCAGACTGGCGATGAGCGTCATGAAGGTCAAGCGCTTGCAGAACTCATGGGACGGTTCCCGCCCGATGGCTTTGAGTGCACGGGCATACCGCTCGGCTCGTTGTAGCCTGGCTGTCCGAAGAGTTGTCTCCCCGGGGCCCCAGTAGCGCAAGCGGACGTAGCCTGCCAGAATCAAGAGCCATGGTAAGGCCCACAGCGGCCAATAGGCTGTTCCTCCGTACGTTTCGCTGCTGATCAAGGTGGCGAAGGAGGGGGCATAGAGTAACCCCAGCACCAGCGGCAGGATGCGCTCATCGTTCGGACGTTCGCCATCCGGTCCCCCGTGTATCAGCTCCCGTTCAAAGAGTGGGTAGCCATACTTCAGCACAACGAGCGCGATGGCGGCGCTCATGGTCTTGTCCGGAACATACCGGATAAAGTTCTGGAACCAGTTGACGATCCACCAACTCAGGCTTTCACCCCAGGTAAATCCGAAGATGGATTCAAGGTAGAGATGTGCGGTCTGTTCCCATTGGAGCACGCGCTGGCTCACGGACTCGGCGACCTCAGGATTCAAGGCAAAGGTCGTTTGTTCATGGAGCGCGGCTTGGACGAAGGTTCCCGGCAGACTCATGACGATCGCACCACCGACTCCGAAGATATAGAGGAACCAGGCATGGGAGAAGGCGGAGCTGCGTCCGGTGCGAAGATATTTCTGAAAGCCTGTCTGCCTGGCCATCCAGCCCCAATAACATGCGCCGACGATGTTCACGAGCGACCAGGGGAAAATCACCACATCCGCTCCGGTTTCCGGGTAGAGCAGCCAATTCACGACGGAATTCGAGAGGAGCGCGGCGATGGCTCCCCACCAGGGACCCAAGAGGAACGCCACCAGCGCCGTTCCCGTCATGTCGAGAAAGAGAATACTCTCCAGATGGCGGCTCAACGTGAGCCCGACATAATTGAGGAGCAGGCCGGCTGCGACGATGACGCCGGTTTCGTACAACAGAAGATAGGAGGTCCCTCGAAAGGGTTTGGACGAAAAGAAATCGATCGAGGGAGAGGCGCTGGCGGCGGGACGTTCGGTTGGCGACGGTGATTTCTGTTCTTTCTTCCCTATAAACCGGCTGCTGATATCCAGCAATTTCTCCATCACGGTCAACATGGCCGCGACAAAGCCCGCGATGGTGCCACCGAGCATGAGCATGTCTTTGCCGAAGTCTTCTGGCATGGAGCGGCTCCCGTATTGTACCGGTAGTCATTCTAGCCATCAAGGGAAACCTCCGCCAGGAAAAGTCCAGAAGCTGACAGGCCGATCTGGGTGATCTCGTGTATCTGGTTTTTCCTGTTCACCCAAACATGCAAGACAAACCAAAAAACCAGAGCAACCTGCGATTGGTTTTAGACGGGGGGACCATCCGGCAGGGCTTGCTCTGAATGAGATGTTTTCAAGGCAGTGGACGACAGCACCAGCGCCTGTTGCTGGAGGTGGTGGGCGACTTCGGCGCCGATCAGTAAGAGCGCTGCAGAGTAATAGACCCAGAGGAGCAATAGAATGACTTCCAAGAGAGATCCGTAGAGGTGCGCGTAGAGGGTGGCATAGGTGCCATAGGTCACGAACAACAGTTTGGCCGAAACCCAGAGCATACTGAACGTCAGAGCCCCGATCATGGCCTCACGCCATTGCGGCCGTCGCCGGGGCACGAGTCGGTAGAGGCCTGTGACGGTCAGGAAGGCCAGCCCGAAGGGAAGGGTATAGGTGAGGAATAGATCGTGGGCTGCGAGGGCCAGAAGGTCCAGCCCCCAGAGTTTTGGCGCGTATCCCGTTAAGAAGTTGACGGTTTGAGTGGCGACATAGGAAAGAATCAGCACGAGCCCGGTCACACCGAGGGACGCTACCGCGATGGCCGTCGAGATGAGGGGATGGCGGCGCCAGGCGCTTTCGAAGACGACGTTCAACGCATAGTCGAGTTCATAGAATACCAATGCGCCGAACCAGGCGACGGCCAGAAACACGGCCCATCGGACGGTTTCAAGGCCGCTCACCCGATGCAATTCATCTGCGACATGTTCGCCCAGTGAAGGAAGGAAGCCCTTGAGGAAACTGAGGAGCACCTGTTCCCCGATCACGTCCTGACTCACCACAAAACTCAGGGCGTAGAGCAGGAGAAAGACGAGAGGGAAGAGCGAGAGCAGGGAGAAGAACGCGAGAGATGCAGCCAGACTGGCACAGCCATGGCGTTGAAACGATCGGAGCAGGTCTCGGAGAAAACGAAAGGGCTGCATAGGTGTACTGCGTGATGGGCTTGTCGCAAGCGTAGCACGAGTGGCTCTCTTGCGCACCTGTTTCGCTCGCATTGTTCACGTTGGATTCCACGGTATTCGCCAACGGTCTAGCGAAGGATATCGGGCCAGTAGGATGCTCAAAAAGACTGTCCAGCAAGGCCGCAGCGAGTGAAGACCGGAGGCGTACCCCCTGGGGCGCACGGTGCGACGAATAAGGAGCACCAAGTCTGTGCGCGCCGCCGAGTGGTGAGGCGGCCGGGTCCCCGTTGAGGATCTGAACGATGCGAGAACGACGCTGGCAGGATTTTTCAGCATCCTGCCAGAGGATTATTTGAGCGTCAGGACTGATTGTAGCGCAAAGCTGACGAGAGGGTTGGGGAAGAGGCCGAAGAGAATGACGCCGGCAACGGCGCAGGCTAACACGAAGGAGAGGGCCGGCGACGTCACGAGACGTGGCGCAACCGCAGCGGGATCGGGCTCGCGCATATACATCACCATCACGACCCGCATGTAGTAGTACGCCGATACGGCGGCAAAGAGCAGGGCGATGGCGGCGAGCCAGGCCAAGCCTGCGTCGACTGCCGCCATGAAGACATAGAACTTTCCGATGAAACCGGCGGTCGGCGGAATGCCCGCGAGTGAGACCATGAAGACCAGCATGAGAAAGGCCGCGAGCGGTTGGCGCTTTGCGAGGCCCGTGAAATCCTCAATCTCTTCGCCCTCGCGCTCACCCTTCCGGAGCATGCCGATCACCGCGAAGGCTCCGAGCGTCATGAACGAATAGAGGGCGAGATAGATCATGACGCTGGCCAGGCCTGGCGTGGATCCCGACGGGCCGACGGCGCGGCCTGCCGCCACAAAGCCGATCAAGGCGTAGCCTGCATGGGCGATGCTGGAATAGGCCAACATCCGTTTGATGTTGGTTTGCACGATGGCCACGACATTTCCGAGCACCAGGGTGACAAGGGCGATGAGCAGGAACAGGAGCGACCAGTCGGCCTTGAGTCCGCCAAGGCCTTCCACGAAGACACGCATGAAGGCGGCAAAGCTGGCCGCTTTTGCCGCTACTGCCATAAAGGCCGTCACAGAGGTCGGCGCTCCTTGATAGACATCGGGCGTCCACATATGGAACGGCACGGCGGCGAGCTTAAAGCTGAAGCCCACAGCCACGAGAATCGTGGCGATCAGCACGAGGGGGTCGTTGGCCCCGTGCGTGCCGATGGCGATGGCGATCGAGGCCAATTTGGAGCTGCCGGCCATCCCGTAGAGCAAGGAGATGCCGTACAAGAGAATCCCTGAGGAGAAGGCACCGAGGACGAAGTATTTGGCGGCAGCCTCCAGCGAACGGGGTTTCGATCGATTGAGCCCGGTCATGACGTAGAGCGAGAGCGACATGAGTTCGGTGCCGAGATACATCGTGAGCAAGTCGGCGCTTGAGACCATGACCATCATGCCGGACAAGGCGAGGAGGATGAACCCGTAGTACTCGCCCAGGTGGATGTGTTCGGCCTTCAGATACGGCAGCGACATCAAGATCGTCAGGCCGGTCACGCCATAGAGCAGGACCTTCCAGAATCTGGCATAGGCATCGATCACCGCCAGATCACTAAAGGCAGAGACCCGGACATTTAACGTGGCAATTTGTCCGCCGGTGAGCCCAAGGCAGAGGGCGAGGGCGCCCAGGCTCAGCCAGGCCAGGAGATCCCGCCGCGAGGCCGGTGTGATGGGGTCCAGTGCGATGACAAGACAGGCCGTCGCAACGACAATGAGCTCAGGAAGCAGGGCTAAGAGGTCGGTGCCGTAGAGGTTCATCGCGAGATCCCTTCAGTCGTCAGCGGCTGTCCACCGTCTGCCAACAGCGGCGAGGCTCCTCCGGCAGAGAGTTGGGTCGTCGGTGCCACCTTCGCTCGGGACATGGAGGCGATCATGCCGTTCACGCTTTGATGCATCCGGCTCACGAGCGGATTCGGAAAGAATCCGATCCAAAAGACCAACAGAGCCAACGGCACCAGCGTGGCGAGCTCTCGCCGGTTGAGGTCCTTCAGCTTCGGGAGTTGGTGCGGGAGCGGGACGCCAAAGACGACTCGCTGAATCATCCAGAGAATATAGGCGGCGGCGAGGATGATGCCCAACGAGGCAAAGGCGGTGGCAACTTTGCTCCAGAGGAAGGTGCCGACGAGCACGAGGAACTCTCCGACAAAACTATTGGTGCCGGGGAGGCCGAGTGACGACAAGGCGAAAATCACCAACAAGGTGGCATATTGCGGCATCGGTGACGCCAGGCCGACATTGTCGGCGATCAATCGGCTGTGGGTGCGCTCATAGATCATGCCGACGCAGAGGAACAGCGCGCCGGTCGTAATCCCATGGTTCACCATTTGGAGCACGGCTCCTTCGATGCCCTGTTGGTTCAAGACAAAGATCCCGAGGGTCACGAACCCCATGTGGCTCACACTTGAATAGGCGATCAGCTTCTTGAGATCCACCTGGGCCAGCGCCATATAGGCGCCATAGATGATCGCGACGATGGAGAGGGCGACCATCATGGGCATGAAGGAACGGCTGGCGTCCGGCAGCATCGGCAAACTGAATCGCAGAAATCCATAGGTGCCCATTTTCAGCAAAATGCTGGCGAGGATGACGCTGCCGGCTGTCGGGGCTTCAACGTGGGCGTCCGGGAGCCAGGTGTGAAATGGGAACATGGGGACTTTGACCGCGAAAGCGGCGAAGAAGGCCAGGAAGAGCCACATTTGCAGCGACGCCGGGTAGGTCCCTTGGCTCAACGCGAGGATGTCGAACGTATGTCCTCCATAAAAGTAGAGGGCGAAGATGGCGACCAATAACAGCACGCTCCCCGCAAGGGTATAGAGAAAGAACTTGATGGCCGCATAGAGCCGATTCGGTCCTCCCCAGACACCGATGAGGAGATACATCGGAATCAACATGGCTTCCCAGAAGATATAGAACAAGACGAAGTCTAAGGCGACGAATACCCCGAGCATGGCTGTCTCCATGATCAGTAGCATGGCCATGAAGCCCTGCACTCTTATCGTGATCGCAGTCCAGGAGGCCAGGACGCACAGGGGCATAATCGCAACGGTCATCAAGACCAGCGGAAGGCTGATTCCATCGAGGCCCAGGCTGTAGTAAATGGGGGGCGCGGTAATCCAGGCGATATGTTCGGTGAACTGCATCTGGCTCGATTGAGGATCGAAGAGCCACCAGAGCGGGAGCGCGATACAGAGGTCTGCCAAGGTCGCGGCCAGCGCAATCCAGCGAGCGGTCGATTCCGTCACGACATACATCGCGGCAGCTCCCACAAGGGGGAGGACGAGGAGGAGTGAGAGCCAGGGAAATCCGCCGCTATGCATACAACCTCAGAACATCAAAAAGACGGTCAGGATCACCACGACCCCGAGCGCCATACCGAGCGCATAATGTTGCGTCTGTCCGCTTTGTGTGAGCCTCAAGATCCAGCCGCTCCAGGCGATCGCACGGGCCACACCATTCACCGCGCCATCGATCACGGCGACATCGACACGTTTCCACAGTTCGGTGGCGGCAGAAAAGGTGGGGCGGACGATCGTCCGATCGTAGGCCTCATCGACATACCATTTGTTCAGTGAGCCGCGATAGAGCGATTGCCACCGCCTGGCGAATTGATCGGGGAGTGACGGGTGGAGGACGTAGACATAATAGGCGGCGGCGATCCCGAGTAAGCCCATACTCGTGGCTGCGATCGTGATGGCGATGGCGGCTCCCCCCTCGTGCGTCGCGCCGCCAGTGCCGGTCTCAAACATCGGCCCGAGAAACTCTGGAATGCCGAGATACCCTGTGGCGATGCTCAGTAAGGCGAGGACGATGAGCGGTATGGTCATGGTCTGCGAGGGTTCATGGATATGGCCTGCGTGATGAGGGTCGACATGCGAAGGGCCCCAAAACGTGACGAAGACCAGCCGGAAGCTGTAGAACGCCGTCATCAGCGCCGTAATGAGTCCGAGCACGGTGAGGAACTGACCGAGGGGGCCGGCGGACCAGGTCGCAATCAACAGCTCGTCTTTGCTGAAGGACCCTGATGTCAGCGGGAAGCCAGACAGTGCAAGCGAGCCCACCACGAAGGTCCAATAGGTCACCGGCAATTTATCTTTCAAGCCGCCCATGCGCCGCATGTCCTGCTCGTGATGCAGGGCGATAATGACCGACCCGCAACCGAGAAAGAGGAGGGCCTTGAAGGCCCCGTGGGTCAGGAGATGGTACATACCTGAGGCATAGGCGCCGAGACCGCAGGCCATGATCATGTAGCCAAGTTGACTGACCGTCGAATAGGCCACGACGCGTTTGATGTCGGTCTGGGTCATGGCGATCGTGGCACCGACGACCATGGTCAACCCGCCGGTGAGCGCCACGACCACCATGGCGGCGGGAGACAAATTATAGAGCGGAGCCAAGCGCGCCACCATGAAGACACCGGCCGTAACCATCGTCGCGGCATGAATGAGGGCCGAGATGGGGGTGGGGCCTTCCATCGCATCCGGCAGCCAGACGTGGAGCGGCACTTGAGCGGATTTGCCGATGGCGCCGGTGAAGAGGAGGAGACAGATGAGTGTCAAGACGGAGACATCCCAGGTTCCACCAAACGGCCCGAGGATATTGATGACGCTTCCCACAGACTCGTGGGCGACGGCAAATATTTCAGAATAGTCGAGCGATCCGAAGCTGTACCAGACTAAGAGCAGGCCGAGCATGAAGCCGAAATCGCCGACGCGGTTGACGATGAAGGCTTTGGTGGCGGCGGCGCAGGCAGCCGGACGATCGTACCAATGGCCGATGAGCAGGTAGGAGCAGAGCCCGACCGCTTCCCAGAAGATGAAGAGTTGCAGCAGGTTGTCCGCCATGACCAACATCAACATCGAGAAGGTAAAGAGGGCAATATAGCTGAAGAAGCGGGCATAGCCTGGATCTCGATCCATGTACCCGATGGTATAGATGTGGACGAGTGAACTGACGGTCGTGACCAGGAGCAACATCACGGCGGTCAGCCGGTCGATGGAGAAGCCGATGTGAATATCGAGCGCGCCAGAGGTCAGCCAGGTGTAGAGGGGGAAGCTGGTCTGATGTCCACCTGCCACATCGAAAAAGACCAGGAGCGAGAGCAGCCACGACACGACGACAGCAGGGACGGCGACGAGATGGGCCTGGTCCTTAATCCAAGGTCCGAAAAGTCCGAGGATCAGGAACGACGCTAATGGAAGCAGCGGAATGAGTTCGTACGTCATCGAAAATCGTCTCTCGTCGTTCGTCGCTCGTGAAACGGCACAAGCGCGAAGTGCCGCAATACGCACAATCCGTCAATTCCGAGCGACGCGTCACGTTTCACGAAAGACGGTTCTTTTACCATTTCAGTAACTGAAATTCGTCGATGTTGATCGTGGATTTGGCTCGATATAAGGCGATGATAATCGCCAATCCGACTGCCACTTCTGCCGCCGCGACGGTCAGGGCGAAGAAGACGAAGACCTGCCCTCCCACATCGTGGAAGTACTGCGAAAAGGCGACGAAGTTGATATTCGTCGCATTTAACATCAATTCAACCGACAGCAAGATAATGATGATGTTCCGGCGAAGAAGCACGCCGGTGACTCCCGTCAGAAATACGATGCCGCTCAGCACGAGATAGTAGGACAACGGGATCGTCATGATGCCGCAGGCTCCTCAGGGTCTTTCTTGGCCAGGATGATGGCGCCGATCATCGCGACGAGCAAAATCAAGGACGCCACCTCAAAGGGAAAGAGATAGGTGGTGTAGAGCACGTCGCCAATCGCTTCGGTATTACCGGCTTCCCCGACGGTCGTTTCCGTGCCGGTTGCCACGGTCGGGGCCGTCCAGCC
It encodes:
- a CDS encoding polysaccharide deacetylase family protein; the encoded protein is MHPRYSPAMLCLTLAMLLTPALPPFAQAQVIKSGPSSCPGVALTFDLCPVQKGTGYDQNLIDYLIEQKIPATFFMSGKWMAKHDQQVQALLQIPFFEIGTHGEIHAHLPLHSVDEQKQEILGPVRLLKTKYHHDATLFRPPYGEFNDDTVNMVRSLGLRFILWNVVSGDPDPTITAIQIEDRMKRSVRKGSVIVMHANGKGKHTHEVVQNLQEHLLPERRLTPMTMSDLLICNEATP
- a CDS encoding GNAT family N-acetyltransferase codes for the protein MTMPDIRPMQAEDRDAVVQLLADSEPWTTLGYTSADWHRIFCPLPQGRESLVALVDGKVAGVALIREKFLLGDYLELLGVAPGTRKMGIGAALLAQVERSVFSRTKNLFACVSDFNATARAFYQKNGYQEIGPMPNFLIPGSAEILLRKTNGPAREKKA
- a CDS encoding site-2 protease family protein encodes the protein MVASIPDPAGDAELTLEISRCYGGHMTLSNWKIGRALGIPIHVHASWFVVFFFVTWSLATGYLPETLPGLSAPRYWGMGGIAALLLFLSVLLHELGHSYVALRYQIPIRQITLFIFGGMAHMGKEPPTPRAEFLIAMAGPLVSLILGVGCLGGAMATDALFAGSGLQGLVVLGGLLGMVNVQLGLFNLIPGFPLDGGRVLRAGLWAWSKDFDRATGQAALTGIGFGVAIGLIGAVLMVGTWFGAWEDSIATDGGWLIFIGAFLFSAALASRRQATIRVSLSSVRIRQVMVHPVVQVPPDMTLQDAVDQYFVAHGFSGFPVCEEGQVLGVVTVGDVQAVSTALWPWRRVRDIMSPVSPSFCIPPDWSVMQAMERMAQGGWDRLVVMEHGAIVGLITRSAIAQFLELHRA
- a CDS encoding YihY/virulence factor BrkB family protein, with translation MQPFRFLRDLLRSFQRHGCASLAASLAFFSLLSLFPLVFLLLYALSFVVSQDVIGEQVLLSFLKGFLPSLGEHVADELHRVSGLETVRWAVFLAVAWFGALVFYELDYALNVVFESAWRRHPLISTAIAVASLGVTGLVLILSYVATQTVNFLTGYAPKLWGLDLLALAAHDLFLTYTLPFGLAFLTVTGLYRLVPRRRPQWREAMIGALTFSMLWVSAKLLFVTYGTYATLYAHLYGSLLEVILLLLWVYYSAALLLIGAEVAHHLQQQALVLSSTALKTSHSEQALPDGPPV
- a CDS encoding NADH-quinone oxidoreductase subunit M, whose translation is MHSGGFPWLSLLLVLPLVGAAAMYVVTESTARWIALAATLADLCIALPLWWLFDPQSSQMQFTEHIAWITAPPIYYSLGLDGISLPLVLMTVAIMPLCVLASWTAITIRVQGFMAMLLIMETAMLGVFVALDFVLFYIFWEAMLIPMYLLIGVWGGPNRLYAAIKFFLYTLAGSVLLLVAIFALYFYGGHTFDILALSQGTYPASLQMWLFLAFFAAFAVKVPMFPFHTWLPDAHVEAPTAGSVILASILLKMGTYGFLRFSLPMLPDASRSFMPMMVALSIVAIIYGAYMALAQVDLKKLIAYSSVSHMGFVTLGIFVLNQQGIEGAVLQMVNHGITTGALFLCVGMIYERTHSRLIADNVGLASPMPQYATLLVIFALSSLGLPGTNSFVGEFLVLVGTFLWSKVATAFASLGIILAAAYILWMIQRVVFGVPLPHQLPKLKDLNRRELATLVPLALLVFWIGFFPNPLVSRMHQSVNGMIASMSRAKVAPTTQLSAGGASPLLADGGQPLTTEGISR
- the dapF gene encoding diaminopimelate epimerase produces the protein MKNGFFRGHGLGNDYVVMDPKELSFSLSPSRIKSICDRNWGLGSDGILALVPSKKADFGLRIYNPDGSEAEKSGNGLRIFARYLHATGKTKKTHFTVETKGGLVTIDLHVDRHGDASAVTVEMGRATFQPAALPCTLTTSELIEQPIDAAGQSLIFTGVSVGNPHCVVFKSAGQAWSREDLLKLGPALENHALFPKRTNVQLAVPTGPKELFILIWERGAGETQASGSSSCAAASAAVRLGLVKSPVTVKMPGGQLNIEVTSDFSLTMKGPVAEVARGSLSPSFVRSLR
- a CDS encoding NADH-quinone oxidoreductase subunit N, with translation MNLYGTDLLALLPELIVVATACLVIALDPITPASRRDLLAWLSLGALALCLGLTGGQIATLNVRVSAFSDLAVIDAYARFWKVLLYGVTGLTILMSLPYLKAEHIHLGEYYGFILLALSGMMVMVSSADLLTMYLGTELMSLSLYVMTGLNRSKPRSLEAAAKYFVLGAFSSGILLYGISLLYGMAGSSKLASIAIAIGTHGANDPLVLIATILVAVGFSFKLAAVPFHMWTPDVYQGAPTSVTAFMAVAAKAASFAAFMRVFVEGLGGLKADWSLLFLLIALVTLVLGNVVAIVQTNIKRMLAYSSIAHAGYALIGFVAAGRAVGPSGSTPGLASVMIYLALYSFMTLGAFAVIGMLRKGEREGEEIEDFTGLAKRQPLAAFLMLVFMVSLAGIPPTAGFIGKFYVFMAAVDAGLAWLAAIALLFAAVSAYYYMRVVMVMYMREPDPAAVAPRLVTSPALSFVLACAVAGVILFGLFPNPLVSFALQSVLTLK
- the nuoL gene encoding NADH-quinone oxidoreductase subunit L, whose product is MTYELIPLLPLASFLILGLFGPWIKDQAHLVAVPAVVVSWLLSLLVFFDVAGGHQTSFPLYTWLTSGALDIHIGFSIDRLTAVMLLLVTTVSSLVHIYTIGYMDRDPGYARFFSYIALFTFSMLMLVMADNLLQLFIFWEAVGLCSYLLIGHWYDRPAACAAATKAFIVNRVGDFGFMLGLLLVWYSFGSLDYSEIFAVAHESVGSVINILGPFGGTWDVSVLTLICLLLFTGAIGKSAQVPLHVWLPDAMEGPTPISALIHAATMVTAGVFMVARLAPLYNLSPAAMVVVALTGGLTMVVGATIAMTQTDIKRVVAYSTVSQLGYMIMACGLGAYASGMYHLLTHGAFKALLFLGCGSVIIALHHEQDMRRMGGLKDKLPVTYWTFVVGSLALSGFPLTSGSFSKDELLIATWSAGPLGQFLTVLGLITALMTAFYSFRLVFVTFWGPSHVDPHHAGHIHEPSQTMTIPLIVLALLSIATGYLGIPEFLGPMFETGTGGATHEGGAAIAITIAATSMGLLGIAAAYYVYVLHPSLPDQFARRWQSLYRGSLNKWYVDEAYDRTIVRPTFSAATELWKRVDVAVIDGAVNGVARAIAWSGWILRLTQSGQTQHYALGMALGVVVILTVFLMF
- a CDS encoding VOC family protein, which encodes MKVTKLLHTRMRVSDLDQTIRFYTTVLGLEVIERKTSPRGSQLAFLKVPNSDELIELTSFPPSGPVKVQEDLVHLAFQVENMDDTITSLTARGVTITDGPTQTSSGSRFIFIDAPDGYEIELIERPPGVKIV